Within Vicia villosa cultivar HV-30 ecotype Madison, WI linkage group LG1, Vvil1.0, whole genome shotgun sequence, the genomic segment CCAATGCATTACATGAATAAAATGTTGTTATATTTTCACGACGAATTAACAGGTCCACTATACCAAATCCCTCAGTGTATAGCTCACTAATTTCTACTAGAGGTCTTTAATCTCTATTCAACTAGGGTAAGTGGAATCAAACCATAATATAGTGTGTTAATTCTAATATCACTATTAGAGGTCTTCTATCCCTATTCAACCAGCATAAGTACAATAATTACCGTAGTTCAGACACATAGAATAAGGGCCAGTAATCGTTATATGTCTATGATCATATTAACATGGTAATCTCAAATAATACGCATTAAGAAAAaaaggcaattaaatataaatataactaCGATAATTCATGCAACATCAAATTAGACATATGTCCCAACAGGTTCAAAATAAGCTCATCACACAAAATCTAACCAAAAATTGTTTAGCTACCTACACTGATACAATTAAAATACCAAACAGTTAGATGAAGATTGCATAAGAGAATCCTTGAAGATCTGGCCTCCAAGGATTTACATTATTCTCTAAAAATCCAATTTCGGTACTTAATTTTGTCACTTGTAGTCAAAATTCGCATAACACTTGAAAAGATGCCAAAATTCCCCTTTTAAAACCTTCAGAAACAGTCAAAACGCGTCATAATTTGCCCAGAAAAAGGGACCATCGCGCGTGTCATGAATAGCATCGCGCGCGATGTAGTTTTTCAGCTCTGTCACGCACGTAATGGCGAGCGTGATTTTTCTAACCAAATTTCTCTAAGTCTCTATTTCTTTATAATTGgtcatttttgcatgattttttcCATTATTCCTCAAACTTGCTCACCTTTGACTTGTTTTTCTCCGAATCTTTGACAAAATATATGCAATGACAGAGTGTCATCATAAGAATAAAATGAAAGATGAGTACACAAAGAATGTGTTTATCCAATTCGATCAAATTGATTTACTCTGCTAGAGATGCATCTCTTTGATTCACTATACTTCAAAATTTGTTACAATAGATTACAAGATGAATTTCCAGAAAATAATTTCCAAGTTGTCAAGAAAAACCCATATTTTCTAACCAAGTATTTTTCAATCTCTCTAATTCACAATGTATGAATCACAGAAATTCAAAGTGTATAAAAGATTTTCTCAATCCTTGAATATATCCTCAAAGGTCTTCCCATTCTTGAAATAATGAATTCTAATAATCCATCTCATTCTACCTTTAAGTTATTCTCTCTAGAAAGCTACCCAATAACACTTGTATGTTAGTAAACCAAAAAAAGGGGTGAAAACACCTTTTAAATGTTTAACGCGAAATGAATTGTGTTCTCTAAATGCATTGCGTTCCTCCCAAATGCACTGCGTTCttacaaatgattttttttatatatttttgagtCAATATCTATAATTCTCCACTTTGACTTTAACATTGAGTGATGTCAATTTACCCGTCATCCATCTTGATCAGTGGCGGATCCAGAATTTTTCTTTGTTGGGGGCTTAAAAAAATAGTCTATATTTTAACtatacaatttatgaaatttataaaatacataataaaaataaataaaaaataaataaataatagttgAGTGAATCTACAAGTAgacacaaaataattaatattaaataaaaaatttaaaatttaaatagtaGAGAAGCAATAACAAGAAGAAGAGATCAAATAAATGGTTGTTGATACTAAAGTTGGAAGGAAAGTATGACTTATAGTCAAagagaataaagttaagatttgatttgatagAAAAATTAAATTGGAATAAGGAAGagttaaaaagataaaatgaaattaatatgaAGGTGTGTGGTGAGTGGAATAAGTATACTTTGATGTGGCTAGTAAATAGATGGGggcaaaaaaacaaaatagaacaaaatataacagttaatataaagaaaattttgGTTTTCTTGTGGGGGCTTGAGCCCCCAATTTGCTTCAAGTGCATCCGCCCCTGATCTTGATGCTCTCTCCAAAACTTGAATCATTAACTAACTTGATCATGTCCAAGTGATTCTTGAACCTTAAACTAGACATTTGCATCAAGTTGCATCCAACCACTATTTTCTACTTAGGTAGTCTCACAAACACACTAGCATGGTTCTTCAATATTGAATGTCTTTTACCATTCAATGTcttcaataatttttttctcatttttctttCAAATGCATTCCTAAAGGTCTATGGTTTTGATTCTTTCACTTCTTCAACCACAttcaaagcataaaaaataagcTCAACACAACCATATCTCTAAATTGGTATAATTTCTCTCTTTACCATATCACAAGTCAAATAATAATTAAGAGGCATTGTATGCTTCCCTTCACTAGAACTAGAATCGGGAGTCTTGACTTCCTAATTATCTCTAGTATTCATAAAAGAAACCTCCACTTCAAACTTAGTTTATGCATTATAGTTTCTAGTCATTTCACTCCAGATGTTTACTTTTCATCCCTTTATGGCTCTTTCCAAAAGTAATATACCTTCTTATGATGAATTTTGATCCTCCAGGTTTCACCTTCCATAGCTTGTAACCTATTACACCTTCTGGATAATCAATGAATACACATTTCACAGTCCTTGCTCTAAAGAACTTCATATCTGAAAAAGCCTCCAGTTTGTTGTCAATTCTTCTTTTAGTAACATGTCTTGATCTCAAATCACATAGCTTGTTTTTTTGTCATGAAAGTTTTTACTAGATGATTATGCATGACCAATAACAGTGGAATCATCTAAAATATATAACTCAAACATTTTAGACCCTCTATCCACAATCCATGCATCATGAGAAAATTTCAgcacctcatattcaactctagtGCAATATTCTAGTTCATCCAACACACGTATGGACAACAAATTCCGCTTAAGCTCGAGAACATACCTCACATTATATTGAAATAATTAATAGTTATCAAAAAAATTTAAGTCTAATTGTACCAATACCATGAATTTTGCAATCCTTATTATCACCAATTTAAGTGACTTCGCCTTCTTTAATCTCCaaagtttcaaaatatttttccttGACACATTTGCTAAAATCATTCTGAGTCTATGATACGATTCTTCTTTGTCTCTAAATTTGACAATGTTAGTACACCAACACTCTCATAACCATCCTCGTCCGAGGCAACTGCAATCTAACCAATATCTTCATTTCCCCTTCTCTCGCAAATACGCTTCTTGAATTGGCCcattttatgaagaaaaaaacattttaacCTTGACTTATCAAAACCCCTGTATTTGGACTTCCATATACTCTTACTTTATCCTCTTGAGAAACTCATGCATTCACAAATATCATTAACCTTCAAATCTTTAATCATTGCAAGCTCCTTGAATCTGACAGTTGTTTGAACTTCATCCAAGGTGCTAGTATTTCCTTATGATACGAGAAAAACATCCTTGAAATGCTCAAATGATATGGATAATGACCTAAATGAGAGTATATCCTTGTTCTAATCATCAATCTTTCTTCAATATTCTCCAAGTCATTAATGATCTTGCAAAATTCTTTCAATTTCCTCCCAAGTTTCAGACACAATCTCCAAGCCATAGACTTAttcatatacaatgattcaagatTGGACCACATCAAAGGCTAAATCTTCCTCCTAGCAACCTTACTTAAAACTTTATCTCCAAGGTACAATATAATGAAACTTTTGGACTTATCCACCTTCTCGGTTTTCTTTTCTTGTGTTAGTGTGCGGACATCAATGTCTCAATCTTCAATGCTTCTAGACACCTTTTATGAGTAAAGATTGCTTGCATCATCAATTTCCACAACCTAAAATCTATCTCCAAAAAACTTCATGATATCTCATTTAAAATTCATGGTGCTTCACTTGTAAATTAAACTCATTAACCCCATTGTGGATGTCACTTGTTATGAAATACAATAATATTTGACCGCACCAAAATCTTTTGATGTGTGGGACAAAGAACAATGACAATTAAATTAAATGGtctaaattaaagaaaaattaatcAATCTTCCAAATAGTGTAAAGAAATTCACACGAgcaacaataaaataatatatgagtATACAAAAAATTTGATTACCTAGTTCGATCAAACCAAGTGACTTTGGGGGAGAGGACACCTATCTAATTTACTATACTTCAATAGTTGTTATAAGATATTACAAGGTGAGTTACGATAAAATATTCTTCCAACTTTCCAAGAACAATCACATTTTCTACCCAAATATTTCTTAATCTTTCCAGCTATCAACATATGAACACAAACCGAAGGTCTTTAGAAGTGTTTTTTAATCTTTTTAGACATCTCCAAAGTTCTTCCACTTCTTATAACAATTACTCATAAGAATCTCTTTAAAATTATCTAACAAAAGGCCGAAATACCTTGAACTCCATATAAATGCATTAAAAACTTATGTGGATAGTTTTGACATTTTGTAagatatgttttcaaaaactactaGTTAACATTTTACTTATGGTTGTTTTATATAGTTAATGATATAGACAAATCTTTATCCTCAAGAGCTAATGATATAGATAATTAAAGATCCACTAACCTTCTTGTGCAATATCTAGTACTAGGGTTGTAATTGCAAAAACTTTGACAATCAAGTTAATGACGATCGTAAATTTAAGGTTTAAATTTAGAATAATGTGTACCTGAATCTGAACTATTTTTTCCGATTTTATAGTTGTATTTTAAGATTTAGTTGCGCTCTAGAATCTTCCTCAATGAAACTTGTCTGAAGGACAAATGTTATTGGATCCAGATGGTTTGCCAATCGATTCTGATCACAAGTTTTAGAGTCTTCTTTGGAGACAGTTAGTTCAACTGGTAGATGGTAGGGGATTAATTTACCCTTATTTTCTAATGGACTTGATACCATGCGGATTGAGCCTTAGTCATCTGAAATAATTAATGTTACCGATTTGATAAGATAAGATATAAAGATGTATTTATAAGTGGACTCAATTATTctcataaaaataagttttataaatatatttgagaTCCGTTGAACCGCCTAACTATTAAACTACAAACTTATCGTAGTAAAAGAGATAAGATTTGAATAACTCTTAATAGGGAGAGACAATTATGATCTTTCATATcaattttctaataaaattgaattaagcCAACCcaaattctaatatttaaatatgaTCCAAGCATCACCATTGCTTGTAAATTAAATGGATGATGATGTACAAATGGAGGAGCTAGCACCCATGTGGCCAGTTAACACATACAATCATTGAGTTATATCTTCCTAGATTAATGCTGAAAACCCCATCAAACAGCATATTGTACCCATTTCCACACAGTACCCGTACGAACTATCCATATACTATTTACTCCATAAATGTCAAGAGaatcaaacaaaacaactcatCATGAGATAAGCCCATCATTTTTTGCCccccttttttattttcattatatatttaaaaaccaaaaacCTAATGTTACATTTGAATATTAAAATCCTAAAGCCAGTTATACTAGATTGAACAacgttaccaaaaaaaaaaacaaatactaGATTGAACAATTACATTAGATACCATTTATTGTACGGTCAAGATCTATCTGTCGGCGATTTAAGCTTCTTCACATAGACATAACCTTCaataattcaaaatataaaaacaatttttttctattattatttataCAAATTTGAGGTGCATGCGATTCACCTCAACAAGCTATGCTGTTATGTTGATTATTTGTCTTGAAAAACCAATACCTTGTGATCCTCaaaaaagttataataataatataaattttagtaGTATAGTATAGTGCTAATAATGCgtgtatttatttatatatttatttcccTATCTTTACTGTTACTACTAATTTAATATATCTACATTGCTGGACCTGTCTTAGGCATCTCTTCCACAAAACTTGAATCACATTGGTCAAGTCACTGAGATTTGTTTCGCATGCTTTCTAACTTGTAACCACTCATGCAATATACCACTTCGTTTTCTGTGTCTTTAAAGGGAAAAAGAATCTTGAAATTCTATAAACAGTTCTCTTCTGTTTGATCTCCAACAGTATATAATAGCCAGAGCTTGATAGGGAATTTGAGAGCATATTTATCTGAGTTTTCATCAAATTTAACAAAGGTTGTCCCTCAAGTTTCTTGCCTTTTCTTCAGCAGAAAATTGTTATATTCTTGAACTTTGCCAGGTTAGAAACTATATTTCATTTCTTTAGTTTTTTATCGAAGATGTGTCTGGTGTCTGATGTTTGTGTCTGGTGTTTGATGTTTGTGTCTCTGTTAGTGCTTCATAGATCGAAGATGATATGTAATATGAGTTTATATCATGTTATTTGTATGATGAAAGTGTGTTATTTCATGCATGAGGAATATGCTTTGTGATTATGCAATGTCAATGCCTAGAATCTAGAAAATTATAGAGAACTATTTCATAAAACACTCTTTCCATTAAAAactataatgataatgatgattcttcttcaagcattcttatttttcaattatatgaAAAGAAGAGAATAATGTTACCTTGTGATCATGTATTCAAATATTTCAATAATTGAAAATATATGGTTAAAAAATGACATCacatttgtgtgtgtgtgtataagagaagttattattattatttattattatggtAGGAAAAAATGAACAGGTAAAGTTGTCGggagatattttttatttttgtgatgaGTTTAATTCAAATGTGGTCCAAAGTATTGGAAGGAGACAAACTATACTAAAAGGAAGTAGATGCCATCATTTTGTGCCAATGTTTTAAGAATCAGTTGGACCATTAATATTCATGTGCTTGCTTTCATAGAATCATTCTATTTTCTATATAAACAACTTTTCATCAATCACCTCTATTCTCTTAGAATTTTCCTCATTTAAGGTTGAATATGTATGAAGGTGAACTTGTGACAAAGAAGAAGGTAAATAGATCCTTAATGGAGAAGCTTGTTAGGTCTTGTGACAAAGAGTATATGAGAATGGCTATGTTAAAGCATGAAGAAACTTTCAAACAACAGGTACTTagattattatttctatttcaatTCGTAGTTCAGAGATTTTGATGTCTGGTGACTAATATTGAAGTCGCATCAGTTGTCACTGATTTAACTTCAATCATAGTCACAGACTAATGTAGACATCAGAGTTTGTTTGATGTTGCGAGCTAGATTGTGTAtggaattttttttcaaacacgTGTCATACGAGTGTAATGAGAGTTTTCTTTTAGGTATATGAACTTCATCGATTGTATCGAATACAAAAGATAATGATGCAAAATATGGAGGCTAGACGAGGCGTTGAAGTGAAAGAACAAGAATGGTACTTTCGAAACGCGATTAGCTTAACTcaaaatgctaatcatcataaagATGCACAAGAAAAAAGGACTCAAATCAAATTTGATCTCGAAAGGCCAGCAGAGGAGCACATTGCGGAATCAGATGACGACGAGGGGATAGAGATCATCGATGAGACGGAGATTGAGTTGACATTAGGCCCGTCGCGATATAACCGTAGCAAGAAAGGTGAGACACCAATCACTTCAGATT encodes:
- the LOC131607200 gene encoding uncharacterized protein LOC131607200 isoform X1, with protein sequence MYEGELVTKKKVNRSLMEKLVRSCDKEYMRMAMLKHEETFKQQVYELHRLYRIQKIMMQNMEARRGVEVKEQEWYFRNAISLTQNANHHKDAQEKRTQIKFDLERPAEEHIAESDDDEGIEIIDETEIELTLGPSRYNRSKKGETPITSDSGHSLSSSSTGSSGIHKIRRYTHQKREESNGIIRNSFGLEEQLRQQERLKQSPWFFQVMNLNMT
- the LOC131607200 gene encoding uncharacterized protein LOC131607200 isoform X2; this encodes MEKLVRSCDKEYMRMAMLKHEETFKQQVYELHRLYRIQKIMMQNMEARRGVEVKEQEWYFRNAISLTQNANHHKDAQEKRTQIKFDLERPAEEHIAESDDDEGIEIIDETEIELTLGPSRYNRSKKGETPITSDSGHSLSSSSTGSSGIHKIRRYTHQKREESNGIIRNSFGLEEQLRQQERLKQSPWFFQVMNLNMT